In Bacteroidales bacterium, a single window of DNA contains:
- a CDS encoding alanine dehydrogenase codes for MKIGIIKETKTPPDRRVAITPEIAKAIKDHFSDIEIVVQPSDIRAITDDEYLQQGIEVSNNIEDADILIGIKEVSIPTLQKGKKYMFFSHTGKKQPYNRPLLQKCAELNITLIDYEYLTDENHVRLIAFGRWAGIVGAYNTIWTLGQKHKLFNLKRAYQCYDHIEMFKELENIKLPPVKIVITGGGRVAHGALETLSHLHIKEVSPDEFLTQTFNEAVFCRLDPWHYNKHIRNEHHDLQHFIDHPEEYKANFLPFALIADIYIACHFWDPRSPEILRPEDYLHPNFNISIIGDVSCDIKKPIASTIRASKIDDPIYGYNPHTQQEDDPFKDGNITVMAIDNLPAELPRSSSADFAKAFYHKILPELLKEEESKVIERATILKNGKLTPHFEYLSDYLAGKE; via the coding sequence ATGAAGATAGGAATCATAAAAGAAACGAAAACTCCACCCGATAGAAGAGTAGCGATTACACCAGAAATTGCTAAAGCGATTAAAGATCATTTTTCGGATATCGAAATTGTTGTTCAGCCAAGCGATATTCGTGCCATAACCGATGATGAGTATTTACAGCAAGGTATTGAAGTATCGAATAATATAGAAGATGCTGATATATTAATCGGTATAAAAGAAGTTTCTATTCCTACTTTGCAAAAAGGCAAAAAGTACATGTTTTTTTCTCATACCGGAAAAAAGCAGCCATATAATCGTCCATTGCTTCAAAAATGTGCAGAATTAAATATTACTTTAATTGATTATGAATATTTGACCGATGAAAATCATGTGCGTTTAATCGCATTTGGTCGTTGGGCAGGCATTGTAGGGGCATACAATACGATATGGACATTAGGACAAAAACACAAACTTTTTAATTTAAAAAGAGCTTACCAATGCTATGACCACATAGAAATGTTTAAAGAATTAGAAAACATAAAATTACCTCCTGTTAAGATTGTAATTACAGGCGGTGGAAGAGTGGCTCATGGTGCTTTAGAAACTTTATCGCATTTACATATCAAAGAAGTAAGCCCAGATGAATTTTTAACTCAAACATTTAATGAAGCCGTTTTTTGTAGACTCGACCCTTGGCATTATAATAAACATATTAGAAATGAGCATCATGATTTGCAACATTTTATTGATCACCCCGAAGAATATAAAGCGAATTTCTTACCCTTTGCTTTAATAGCAGATATATATATTGCTTGTCATTTTTGGGATCCACGCTCTCCAGAAATATTACGTCCTGAAGACTATTTACATCCCAATTTTAATATTTCTATTATAGGCGACGTAAGTTGCGATATTAAAAAACCTATTGCATCGACCATAAGAGCTTCGAAAATAGATGATCCCATATATGGATACAATCCTCATACACAACAAGAAGACGATCCTTTTAAAGACGGGAATATAACGGTAATGGCTATAGATAACTTGCCTGCCGAATTGCCTCGAAGTTCGTCGGCCGATTTTGCTAAAGCTTTTTATCATAAAATATTGCCCGAATTATTGAAAGAAGAAGAAAGTAAGGTTATTGAACGAGCCACCATTTTGAAAAATGGAAAACTTACACCTCATTTTGAGTATCTGAGTGATTATTTGGCAGGTAAGGAATAA
- a CDS encoding SpoIIE family protein phosphatase: MRSFLFFLFILLNSFFCFSQNQFYRTFGVENGLSQSIVFCLHQDHHNQLWIGTIGGGIDIFNGNQFINYSKGNGLPSNMIHNIYQDSNNTIWISTDNGLVKRNILTNQVYTTEHGLPSNNIWNFIEVSKNEYWIATDAGIAILKNNKITIPKFLSTIANNKIFSLFKDSKNRIWIGTFSNGLFYYDQQYIKAVLDSNNLPLKTTWTINEDNIGNIFIGTSQGAFIYTNKQELKPILGNSTFTNSFKLNEELYTCIYGGEIFKIMNGKISFVKALPISNVRSFIIDKEKNIWIGSENGLYQFPKTPFINWNQNQKLLQKSVFSICKGYAPNEFWIGFDNLGANYIKTKQFNITETNSFIQIGYILKEKPKINKKNIKALIGSFISSIIIDNNGKTWFGTLNGITIFNPKDSTYWHISNQNSSDLKNIIIHPTINRSVNHLSKDEQGNIWAATLKGIYIFNDTALQNTPNALSNINTSVYYVYHDKNQIKWICTDKGLYKFDLPKNKLMHFDAKHGFIDGIVTTIIKDHRNHYWLATKEGIFFFNGKKFRNFNKTIHGLNSDNIYVLTTDLHNQYLIAGTNKGLNKIDLDYFYNNDSLIVKTYSLNDGFLGQDCNRNAILVDSLNNIYIGTTNGVTIYKLNEETINNIKPNIVIHKILYNFQDFDWSEYCDSINAETKLPINLKLPYNKNHLTFQFDAISFKNPEKVQYQFKMIGLDDNWSPIMKKNEADFPSLPPGNYTFLVRASNEDGIWSDPYEFSFIIEPPFYKTWWFISTIILVIIIAIIAFIKYRERSLIKEKQRLEAIVKERTAEVVQQKEIVEQKNKDITDSINYARNIQEALLPSIDEVKQFFPDSFILYFPRDIVSGDFYWITQKQNRIFFAIADCTGHGVPGAFMSMLGITFLDEIVSNYPLAHANEILNQLRTEIIYSLKQNEKDSTSKDGMDIAFIIYDIQNKTLEYAGANNPLYIIKENNDFIEIKADKMPIGKHITNEPFTNHILNIENNMCVYMFSDGYADQFGGPNRKKFKYQSLKQLIATYHHLPANEQMHIFRQRFYEWKGNLEQIDDVLISCIKFKV; this comes from the coding sequence ATGCGTAGTTTTTTATTTTTTCTCTTTATATTGCTGAACTCATTCTTTTGCTTTTCACAAAATCAATTTTATCGTACATTTGGAGTAGAAAATGGACTTAGTCAATCTATCGTATTTTGTTTACATCAAGATCATCATAACCAACTTTGGATAGGAACTATTGGTGGAGGTATCGATATTTTTAATGGTAATCAGTTTATTAATTACTCCAAAGGAAATGGTTTACCGAGTAATATGATACATAACATATATCAAGACTCTAATAATACTATTTGGATTTCAACCGATAATGGACTCGTGAAAAGAAATATATTAACCAACCAAGTTTATACTACCGAACATGGTTTACCTTCAAATAATATTTGGAATTTTATTGAAGTATCAAAAAACGAATACTGGATAGCAACCGATGCAGGTATTGCCATTTTAAAAAATAATAAAATTACTATACCAAAATTTTTAAGCACTATAGCCAACAATAAAATATTTTCGCTTTTTAAAGATTCCAAAAATCGTATTTGGATAGGTACTTTTTCAAATGGTTTATTTTATTACGATCAACAATATATTAAAGCCGTTTTAGACTCTAATAATTTACCTTTAAAAACAACTTGGACCATAAACGAAGATAATATCGGCAATATTTTCATAGGCACTTCGCAAGGAGCATTTATATATACAAATAAGCAAGAACTTAAACCAATTTTAGGAAATTCTACCTTTACAAATTCTTTTAAATTAAACGAAGAACTTTACACTTGTATTTACGGAGGCGAAATTTTTAAAATAATGAATGGTAAAATATCATTTGTAAAAGCACTTCCCATTAGTAATGTACGCAGCTTTATTATCGACAAAGAAAAAAATATTTGGATAGGTAGCGAAAATGGTCTTTATCAATTTCCTAAAACTCCCTTTATAAATTGGAATCAAAATCAAAAATTATTACAAAAATCAGTATTTTCAATTTGTAAAGGCTATGCTCCCAACGAATTTTGGATAGGATTTGATAATTTAGGTGCTAACTATATAAAAACCAAACAATTCAATATTACAGAAACGAACTCTTTTATACAAATAGGCTATATTTTAAAAGAAAAACCTAAAATTAATAAAAAAAACATAAAAGCCCTTATAGGAAGCTTTATATCTTCAATAATAATTGACAATAATGGCAAAACATGGTTTGGAACATTAAATGGTATCACTATTTTTAACCCTAAAGATAGTACATATTGGCATATTAGCAACCAAAACAGCTCAGATTTAAAAAACATTATAATTCACCCCACTATAAACCGCTCTGTAAATCATCTCAGTAAAGATGAACAAGGAAATATTTGGGCTGCAACATTAAAAGGTATTTATATTTTTAACGATACCGCATTACAAAATACACCCAATGCATTAAGCAATATAAACACATCCGTTTATTACGTTTATCACGATAAAAATCAAATTAAGTGGATTTGCACCGATAAAGGACTTTATAAATTCGATTTACCCAAAAATAAACTAATGCATTTCGATGCAAAACATGGTTTTATAGATGGCATTGTTACAACTATTATTAAAGACCATCGTAACCATTATTGGTTAGCTACAAAAGAAGGTATTTTCTTTTTTAATGGTAAAAAATTTAGAAACTTTAATAAAACTATACATGGATTAAATTCTGATAATATTTACGTTCTTACCACCGACTTACATAATCAATATTTAATTGCAGGTACGAATAAAGGATTAAACAAAATTGATTTAGATTATTTTTATAATAACGATAGTTTAATTGTCAAAACCTATTCGCTAAACGACGGTTTTTTAGGACAAGATTGTAACCGGAATGCAATATTGGTCGATAGTCTTAATAATATTTATATTGGCACAACGAACGGTGTTACCATTTACAAACTCAATGAAGAAACAATAAATAATATAAAGCCAAATATTGTTATTCATAAAATACTATACAATTTTCAAGATTTTGATTGGTCGGAATATTGCGATTCAATCAACGCAGAAACCAAACTCCCCATAAACCTCAAATTACCCTATAACAAAAACCATTTAACCTTTCAATTCGATGCCATTTCGTTTAAAAACCCTGAGAAAGTACAATATCAATTTAAAATGATAGGTTTGGACGACAACTGGTCGCCTATAATGAAAAAAAATGAAGCCGATTTTCCTTCACTCCCTCCAGGGAATTACACCTTCCTTGTTCGAGCTTCAAACGAAGACGGTATTTGGAGCGACCCTTATGAATTCTCATTTATTATTGAACCTCCTTTCTATAAAACATGGTGGTTTATATCTACCATTATTTTAGTCATTATTATTGCCATTATAGCTTTTATTAAATATCGCGAACGCTCACTTATTAAAGAGAAACAACGTCTTGAAGCCATAGTAAAAGAACGTACTGCCGAAGTTGTTCAGCAAAAAGAAATTGTTGAACAAAAAAATAAAGATATTACCGATAGCATCAATTACGCTCGCAATATTCAAGAAGCTCTCCTACCTTCAATTGACGAAGTTAAACAATTTTTCCCTGATAGCTTTATTTTATACTTTCCTCGCGATATCGTTAGTGGCGATTTTTATTGGATAACACAAAAACAAAATCGAATATTTTTTGCAATTGCCGACTGTACTGGACATGGAGTTCCTGGCGCTTTTATGAGTATGTTAGGTATTACATTCCTCGACGAAATAGTTTCTAATTATCCTTTAGCACATGCCAATGAAATACTTAACCAACTTCGAACCGAAATTATATATTCGCTAAAGCAAAACGAAAAAGACAGCACCTCAAAAGATGGAATGGATATCGCTTTCATTATTTACGATATTCAAAACAAAACACTCGAATATGCCGGAGCCAATAATCCATTGTATATTATTAAAGAAAATAACGATTTTATAGAAATTAAAGCCGATAAAATGCCTATTGGCAAACACATTACTAACGAACCTTTTACCAATCATATACTTAACATCGAAAATAACATGTGTGTTTATATGTTTTCAGATGGTTATGCAGACCAATTCGGAGGTCCTAACAGAAAAAAATTCAAATATCAATCACTCAAACAACTTATTGCAACTTATCACCATTTACCAGCCAACGAACAAATGCATATTTTCCGTCAACGTTTTTACGAATGGAAAGGGAACTTAGAACAAATTGATGATGTGCTCATAAGTTGTATAAAATTTAAAGTATAA
- a CDS encoding 4-(cytidine 5'-diphospho)-2-C-methyl-D-erythritol kinase: MVVFPNAKINLGLAVTEKRLDGYHNLESIFLPITLCDVLEILPSHTLTIKNYGFNIDGNIEQNLCYKAFKLLQNDFNIPPVTIILHKNIPMGAGLGGGSSDAAFTLKTLNKLFELNLSLSQLSHYAKRIGSDCNFFIENIPAYATQKGDELNPISYSFNNIYIVILKKSIHIHTAEAYQQISPHKTLYSFKEIIEKISTDEWKNYFYNDFEISAFSNYPELKALKHYLYQQGAFYASMTGSGSAIYGLFKFEPKFTVNDIFFWKGKILV, from the coding sequence ATGGTAGTATTTCCAAATGCAAAAATTAATCTTGGTTTAGCCGTTACTGAAAAGCGTCTTGACGGATATCACAACCTCGAAAGCATTTTTCTACCTATTACTTTATGCGATGTATTAGAAATTCTACCCTCTCATACACTCACCATTAAAAATTATGGCTTTAATATTGATGGAAACATAGAACAAAACCTATGTTACAAGGCATTCAAACTTCTTCAAAACGATTTCAATATTCCACCTGTTACGATCATTCTTCACAAAAATATTCCGATGGGAGCTGGTCTTGGCGGAGGCTCATCAGATGCGGCATTTACTTTAAAAACATTAAATAAACTATTTGAATTAAACTTAAGCCTATCACAATTATCGCATTATGCAAAACGTATCGGAAGCGATTGTAATTTTTTTATTGAAAACATTCCTGCATATGCGACTCAAAAAGGAGATGAACTAAATCCTATCTCTTATTCATTCAACAATATTTACATAGTAATTTTAAAAAAGAGCATTCACATTCATACCGCAGAAGCATATCAACAAATTTCACCCCATAAAACCTTGTATTCTTTTAAAGAAATAATTGAAAAAATAAGTACAGACGAATGGAAAAACTATTTTTATAACGATTTTGAAATATCGGCTTTTTCAAACTACCCTGAACTTAAAGCTTTAAAACATTATTTATATCAACAAGGTGCTTTTTATGCCAGCATGACGGGCAGTGGTTCGGCTATTTATGGGCTTTTTAAATTTGAACCCAAGTTTACTGTTAACGATATTTTTTTTTGGAAAGGTAAAATCCTAGTATAA